CGGACCTTCAGGCTCCCGAAGTAGGGCGCCTGGACGTGCAGCGACAGCATGGCCGCCAGTTCCTGGGCGCTGTCCGCCAGCGAAAGGCTGGTTTCCAGGTCCGCCCCGACGTTGCGCTCGCGGTCTTCCCAGACCCCGATCTGACGGAGGATGGCCGTCACCGTGCCGGCGAGGTGCAGCACCTCGGCGGGAAAGTCGGGATGAATGGGGGGGAGGGCGGTGACCGTCACCCGCACAGGGTAGCTGTGCGGGAGGGCGGGGCGTCAAGCCGAGTTGGACCCACCGGCTTTCCACCCGTGCAGATGCCCCCTGCCTATACCCAGGTGACCGCTAAAGTCGGCCGCCGAACTCGGAACGCCCTTCGGCTTCACCGGAGGCGTTCGGACCGAAACGCAGCCTTACAGTTTCCCTGCAACGCCCAAGCCTCCCAAACCCTCCGAACTGTTGCTGATAAGGTGCGGGAATGGAGCGCGCCCGTTTCGGCCAGGGCGGTCGCTCGGCGCTGTGGGCGCGGACAGGAGGGCCGCCCGCAGCGGACCTTTCCACTTCTCAGCATTCAGGGCTGGTGCGCGGGACCGGCCCACACAGGAGGCGTCCTTATGAAAGTGCTCTTCATCGGTGGCACCGGCATCATCAGCTCCGCCTGCTCGGCGTTGGCGGTAGAGCGGGGCGTGGACCTGTACCTGCTCAACCGCGGGCACACGGCGTCCCGTCCCGCGCCGGCTGGAGCGCGGCAGCTCAACGCAGACATTCGCGATCCCGGGTCCGTTCGGGAAGCGCTGGGGCAACTCACCTTTGACGCGGTGGTGAACTGGGTGGCCTTTACCCCCGAGCACGTCGAGCGCGACCTGGACCTGTTTCGGGGCCGAACCGGGCAGTACGTGTTCATCAGCTCCGCCTCGGCGTATCAGACGCCGCCCGCACGCCTGCCTGTGGTCGAGTCCACTCCGCTCGTTAACCCGTTCTGGGCCTATTCGCGGAACAAGATCGCGTGCGAAGACCGGCTCGTCCGGGCCTACCGGGAGGAGGGCTTTCCGGTGACCATCGTGCGGCCCTCGCATACGTACGATCAGACCCTGCTGCCCATGGACGGCGGGTATACGGTGGTCCACCGGATGCGGCAGGGCAAGCCCGTCATCGTGCATGGCGACGGGACGTCCCTGTGGGTCCTGACGCACCACCGCGATTTCGCACGGGGGTTCGTGGGGTTGCTGGGCCACCCGCAGGTCATCGGCGACGCCTTTCACATCACTTCCGACGAGTGGTTGACCTGGAATCAGATTTTTGAACTCGTGGCCAGGGCCGCAGGTGTCCGCGCCGAAACCGTGCACATTCCGTCGGACGTGATCGCGCGCTCCGATCCCGAATGGGGAGCGGGTCTGCTGGGTGACAAGGCGCACAGCATGGTGTTCGACAACTCGAAAATCAAGCGCGTGGTGCCCGAGTTCGCGGCGACGATTCCCTTCGCCCGGGGAGCCGAGGAGATCATGGCCTGGTTCGATGGGGACCCCGCACGGCGCGTGGTAGACGCCGCGCTTGATCGCAGGATGGATGACCTGATCGCGCGGCAGGCGCGCTTGGAGTTCGGGCAACCGTAGGGCTGCGCACCCTCTTCAGCTCCAAAGGTCCCGCCTTCCCCTGCTCCCGTTAAGCATTCCGGAGAGGACGGCGCGGGTGTCCTCCCGTTGCCAGACCGGCGAGGAGGTAGTGAACGGTGCTGCTCGGCAGGGCCTCATCAGGCGAACGGAAACGAGAACGCCAGGGTCAACATCTGTTCGGTCAGCCGCCCTCAATGATCGGAGAACGGCGGCGGGGAGAGGCACCCAAATACGAGGTCTGCAATCTCAGCCGATTGCAGTGACTGCATACGCCCGGCGTGTGAACTCACCCACCGGAAATTCAAGGAAGAAGTCGCACTCGACCACTTTGGTACGGCGTTCCTGACAGCGTCTGCCCCGTCACGCTGAGCAGCGTATGGTGGCCCTGACCTGACCTTCCGTGGTTGAGGGTGACCCACTCCGGTGACCCCTCTTGCCGCTCCCTGCACCTCTGCCAGAGCACCGTTGGGGGCGGGAGCGCCGCGCATACTGAGCGCGCACATGCCTGACTGGTCGTACCGCCCCCTGTTTCGCCCGCTGCTGGTCCGGCTCAAAGGGCCCTGACGCTGGGCGTCTCGGGGAGCCTGGGGCGCTCGCGAGCGGGGGCCTGGCTCCTCGACTTCGTGGGCCGTCTCCGCCCCCATTCTTCCCTCGCCCGCGAACATCTGGGCCTGACCTTCCGGGCCCCGGTGGGTCTGGCAGCGGGTCTGGACGTGGAGGCCAGGGCAGCCCGGGGACTCGTGCAATTCGGCTTCGGCTTTCTGGAATTCGGCCCCGTCTCCCTCGAAGCGGTGGCTGGCCCGGATTCCGAACGCCTGGAACGCGAAGAGGCCCTCCGCTCACCGGGCGTGCCCGTTAATCCGGGCATGAACGTCCTGAAAACCCACCTCGTTCGGGCTGGGCCTCTTCCAGTGCCGCGGCTCGTTCGCCTGGCCCACCGCCCTGGAGCGGCCGCCCGGGAGGCGACGGCCGAACGCCTGGCCCTGCTGGGTGCCCTCGACGCAGACGTTTTTCCCATCGACGTCTCGGGCGATGAGCCGGAACGCTGGGGTGAGGCCGCCTGGCAGGAGCACATGCAGGTCCTGATCCGGGCCGCCGCGCCACGTCCTCTGCTGCTCGCCGTTCCGCCCGATCTGGAGGACGCCCCGTTGCGTGCCCTGCTGGTTCCGGCAAGGCAGGTCGGCGTGGCTGGGGTCCTGATCAAAGACGCCCGGCGGGACACAG
The sequence above is a segment of the Deinococcus hopiensis KR-140 genome. Coding sequences within it:
- a CDS encoding SDR family oxidoreductase, with the translated sequence MKVLFIGGTGIISSACSALAVERGVDLYLLNRGHTASRPAPAGARQLNADIRDPGSVREALGQLTFDAVVNWVAFTPEHVERDLDLFRGRTGQYVFISSASAYQTPPARLPVVESTPLVNPFWAYSRNKIACEDRLVRAYREEGFPVTIVRPSHTYDQTLLPMDGGYTVVHRMRQGKPVIVHGDGTSLWVLTHHRDFARGFVGLLGHPQVIGDAFHITSDEWLTWNQIFELVARAAGVRAETVHIPSDVIARSDPEWGAGLLGDKAHSMVFDNSKIKRVVPEFAATIPFARGAEEIMAWFDGDPARRVVDAALDRRMDDLIARQARLEFGQP